The DNA region TTAGAATTTAGATTATATAAAAATTATTGATTGCTTAACTACAAAATATATTAGGGGGTTTGAACATGAAGAGCAAGTTAATTTTACTTTCAATGATTTGTGTCATGATAACTTCTTTAGCAATATATTTTGTAGACAACATGGTATACGCTGTATTAATGTCACTGGTATTATCAATATTGGTTAGTGTTATTTTAATTAACAGTATTTCAAAGCAGTTAAGAGTATTAAAGGATGGAGTGGAGAAATTAGCAAAGGGAGATTTAACTGTTAAGCTTCAAGTGACTTCAAAAGATGAATTTGCTGAAATAGGAAAGTATATTAACAAAGTAGTTGAAGATTTGCGTACAAAAATTGGTGAAGTTAAAAATAATGCAAATGAACTAGAGACAAATATTGAAATTATAAACGCAAGCATTCAAGAAACAGCTTCAGCAATGGAAGAAGTAGCTGCATCTATTACAGAAATTGCAACTGGAGCTGAAAATCAAACTGTTCAATTGGAGAATACATCAACTAATATTGGGAAAATAGTAGAAAGAATTAAAGATTTGGCAGATAATAGTCAAAGAATTACTGAATTAGCACAGAAATCAGATGCAGATGCTAAAAGAGGAAGTAAAGAGATAATAGATGTTATTGAAGGAATTCAAATATTAAAAACTACAATTGATAAAAGCGTAGAAAGTATTTTAAGTTTAAAAGAAAATGCAGATAAAATTAATAAGATAGTAGAAGTTATTTCTAATATTTCAAGTCAAACAAATATGTTAGCACTTAATGCTGCTATAGAAGCAGCAAGAGCAGGTGAAGCTGGTAAAGGTTTCACTGTGGTTGCAGAAGAAGTAAGAAAACTAGCCGAAAATACTCAAAAGGCTACAGAGGAGATTACACATATTATTGAGGTTGTTCAAACTAATATTGACGAAACGACTACATTGATTGAACATATTAAGAATGAAGTGAATTTAGCTCAGGAACGTTCAAGAATAGGAGAAAAAGAATTGCAGAATATTATTAAAGGAATTGATTTGATTAGTCAGCAAATA from Caloranaerobacter ferrireducens includes:
- a CDS encoding methyl-accepting chemotaxis protein, translating into MKSKLILLSMICVMITSLAIYFVDNMVYAVLMSLVLSILVSVILINSISKQLRVLKDGVEKLAKGDLTVKLQVTSKDEFAEIGKYINKVVEDLRTKIGEVKNNANELETNIEIINASIQETASAMEEVAASITEIATGAENQTVQLENTSTNIGKIVERIKDLADNSQRITELAQKSDADAKRGSKEIIDVIEGIQILKTTIDKSVESILSLKENADKINKIVEVISNISSQTNMLALNAAIEAARAGEAGKGFTVVAEEVRKLAENTQKATEEITHIIEVVQTNIDETTTLIEHIKNEVNLAQERSRIGEKELQNIIKGIDLISQQIEEIADGLEQVASNSDEIVESTHIVASVAQQTTAGTQEVSSSTEEVTANMEEITAKTSVLTYMVARMRSSVEEFTL